A genomic segment from Juglans regia cultivar Chandler chromosome 14, Walnut 2.0, whole genome shotgun sequence encodes:
- the LOC109015588 gene encoding uncharacterized protein HI_0077, whose translation MKFSCTALNERERQQDGAETLVEAALRVLDTADPYEKARLGDSFASQWLQGTIIQPYDPSVDLPVPERPARLASVKLVSPSLMPKLGKAGSLQSRQAIVHSLVHTESWAIDLSWDIIARFGKQEAMPREFFTDFVKVAQDEGRHFTLLLKRLTEMGSFYGALPAHDGLWDSATATSNDLLARLAVEHCVHEARGLDVLPTTISRFRNGGDNETAELLERVVYPEEITHCTAGVKWFKYLCLRATNPAQDQGGLESPGEAGESETTQEEYEVIQKFHSIVRTYFRGPLKPPFNKEARKAAGFGPQWYEPLAVKGATLD comes from the exons ATGAAATTCTCATGCACGGCTTTGAACGAGAGAGAACGGCAGCAAGATGGAGCCGAGACCTTAGTAGAGGCAGCGCTACGAGTCCTCGACACGGCGGATCCATACGAGAAGGCCCGGCTCGGCGACTCCTTCGCTTCTCAATGGCTTCAGGGAACCATCATTCAGCCCTACGACCCTTCCGTGGACCTCCCCGTCCCAGAACGCCCCGCCAGGCTCGCCAGT GTTAAGTTGGTGTCACCGAGTCTCATGCCGAAGCTGGGAAAAGCGGGTAGCTTGCAGAGTAGGCAGGCCATTGTTCATAGTCTTGTGCACACGGAGAGCTGGGCTATTGACTTGTCTTGG GATATAATTGCTCGTTTCGGTAAGCAAGAGGCAATGCCGAGAGAGTTCTTCACCGATTTTGTTAAGGTGGCTCAAGATGAGGGCCGACACTTCACTCTCCTACTGAAGCGGCTGACAGAGATGGGTTCTTTCTATGGAGCATTACCTGCTCACGATGGCCTATGGGACTCTGCTACTGCTACTTCCAACGATCTCCTGGCACGTCTGGCGGTTGAGCATTGTGTCCACGAG GCCAGAGGACTTGATGTGCTGCCCACAACAATTTCTCGTTTTCGCAATGGAGGGGATAATGAGACAGCAGAATTACTAGAGAGAGTGGTTTACCCGGAGGAGATTACCCATTGTACTGCTGGGGTTAAATGGTTTAAATATCTATGCCTGAGGGCTACAAATCCAGCTCAGGATCAGGGCGGCTTGGAATCTCCAGGTGAGGCTGGAGAAAGTGAAACAACGCAGGAGGAATATGAAGTAATTCAGAAGTTTCACTCAATAGTGAGGACATACTTCAGAGGACCATTGAAACCACCTTTCAATAAAGAGGCAAGAAAAGCTGCTGGGTTTGGCCCTCAATGGTATGAACCACTTGCTGTCAAAGGGGCTACCCTAGATTGA
- the LOC109015563 gene encoding mRNA cap guanine-N7 methyltransferase 2 isoform X2, with the protein MSQLACPRTESTHHRLHEFAKTALIKIFAHPYASVCELYCGGGLYMDKWDEAQIGHYMGIDVSSSGISQIREACESQRKAYTSEFFELDPCLENIEMHLQEKTNQADLVCCLQHLQLCFETEERARKLLQNVSSLLKPGGYFFGITPDSSTIWAKYQKNVEAYHNKSSSMKPNIVPNCIRSESYMITFEVEEEKFPLFGKKYQLKFASDISGETHCLVHFPSFIRAQFAAMLMNSGPNLVDPRGRLLPRSFDVLGLYTTFIFQKPDPDIAPPIMTPLLPETSYNHDEREWQGTSRRDDEKNGHTEPPPLGLGKINDQKGILGPGPADLRFSEAL; encoded by the exons atgaGTCAACTCGCGTGCCCCAGGACGGAGTCGACTCACCATAGGCTCCACGAGTTCGCCAAAACCGCCCTCATCAAGATCTTCGCCCATCCTTACGCCAGTGTCTGCGAGTTGTACTGTGGAGGAGGACTGTACATGGACAAGTGGGACGAAGCCCAAATTGGTCACTACATGGGAATTG ATGTATCGTCCTCTGGAATAAGCCAAATAAGAGAAGCGTGCGAGAGCCAGAGGAAGGCTTATACTTCTGAGTTTTTTGAGCTAGACCCTTGCTTG GAAAATATAGAGATGCATTTACAGGAGAAGACCAATCAAGCTGATTTAGTGTGCTGCTTGCAGCAtttgcag TTGTGCTTCGAAACTGAGGAGAGAGCAAGGAAACTTTTACAGAATGTGTCATCTTTGCTGAAACCGGGGggttatttttttggtattacTCCTGACTCATCTACAATATG GGCAAAATACCAGAAGAATGTTGAAGCATACCATAACAAAAGCAGCAGCATGAAGCCAAACATTGTTCCCAATTGCATTCGATCAGAAAGCTACATGATCACCTTtgaagtggaagaagaaaa GTTCCCATTATTTGGAAAGAAATACCAGCTGAAATTTGCTAGTGATATATCTGGCGAAACCCATTGCCTGGTTCATTTTCCAAGTTTCATCAG GGCCCAATTTGCAGCCATGCTAATGAATTCTGGTCCAAACCTTGTTGACCCACGGGGGAGACTTCTTCCTCGATCTTTTGACGTTCTAG GTCTTTATACCACCTTTATATTTCAAAAGCCAGACCCAGATATTGCTCCTCCAATAATGACCCCTTTATTGCCGGAGACAAGTTACAATCATGATGAG AGAGAGTGGCAGGGGACTAGCCGGAGAGACGATGAAAAGAATGGGCATACAGAGCCACCACCTCTTGGATTAGGCAAGATTAATGACCAGAAAGGGATTTTGGGTCCTGGCCCTGCAGATTTACGTTTTTCAGAGGCACTTTGA
- the LOC109015563 gene encoding mRNA cap guanine-N7 methyltransferase 2 isoform X1 — protein MSQLACPRTESTHHRLHEFAKTALIKIFAHPYASVCELYCGGGLYMDKWDEAQIGHYMGIDVSSSGISQIREACESQRKAYTSEFFELDPCLENIEMHLQEKTNQADLVCCLQHLQLCFETEERARKLLQNVSSLLKPGGYFFGITPDSSTIWAKYQKNVEAYHNKSSSMKPNIVPNCIRSESYMITFEVEEEKFPLFGKKYQLKFASDISGETHCLVHFPSFIRLAREAGLEYVEIQNLTEFYDDNRAQFAAMLMNSGPNLVDPRGRLLPRSFDVLGLYTTFIFQKPDPDIAPPIMTPLLPETSYNHDEREWQGTSRRDDEKNGHTEPPPLGLGKINDQKGILGPGPADLRFSEAL, from the exons atgaGTCAACTCGCGTGCCCCAGGACGGAGTCGACTCACCATAGGCTCCACGAGTTCGCCAAAACCGCCCTCATCAAGATCTTCGCCCATCCTTACGCCAGTGTCTGCGAGTTGTACTGTGGAGGAGGACTGTACATGGACAAGTGGGACGAAGCCCAAATTGGTCACTACATGGGAATTG ATGTATCGTCCTCTGGAATAAGCCAAATAAGAGAAGCGTGCGAGAGCCAGAGGAAGGCTTATACTTCTGAGTTTTTTGAGCTAGACCCTTGCTTG GAAAATATAGAGATGCATTTACAGGAGAAGACCAATCAAGCTGATTTAGTGTGCTGCTTGCAGCAtttgcag TTGTGCTTCGAAACTGAGGAGAGAGCAAGGAAACTTTTACAGAATGTGTCATCTTTGCTGAAACCGGGGggttatttttttggtattacTCCTGACTCATCTACAATATG GGCAAAATACCAGAAGAATGTTGAAGCATACCATAACAAAAGCAGCAGCATGAAGCCAAACATTGTTCCCAATTGCATTCGATCAGAAAGCTACATGATCACCTTtgaagtggaagaagaaaa GTTCCCATTATTTGGAAAGAAATACCAGCTGAAATTTGCTAGTGATATATCTGGCGAAACCCATTGCCTGGTTCATTTTCCAAGTTTCATCAG GTTGGCAAGAGAAGCTGGTCTTGAGTATGTCGAGATTCAAAACTTAACAGAGTTTTATGATGATAACAG GGCCCAATTTGCAGCCATGCTAATGAATTCTGGTCCAAACCTTGTTGACCCACGGGGGAGACTTCTTCCTCGATCTTTTGACGTTCTAG GTCTTTATACCACCTTTATATTTCAAAAGCCAGACCCAGATATTGCTCCTCCAATAATGACCCCTTTATTGCCGGAGACAAGTTACAATCATGATGAG AGAGAGTGGCAGGGGACTAGCCGGAGAGACGATGAAAAGAATGGGCATACAGAGCCACCACCTCTTGGATTAGGCAAGATTAATGACCAGAAAGGGATTTTGGGTCCTGGCCCTGCAGATTTACGTTTTTCAGAGGCACTTTGA